The Streptomyces cyaneogriseus subsp. noncyanogenus region GGCCGCGAGGCCGACGCGGCTGTGCTCGGGTACGAGATGGCGATGCTCGTCAAGAGCGTCCGCCCCTATCTGGTGACCGCGCCCCGGCAGCAGGCCCCGGGCTCCCCGGTGGCCCCGACGTCGCCGGCGATGAGGTCTTGAGCGTGGTGACGGCCGGCGACGGGCCCTGGCTCGACGAGGCGGCCGGTCGGCTCGTGCGCCCCTTCACGGTCAGCAACGGCCGCACCCGGCCCACCGTCGCCCTCGACCTCCTGTCGCAGGTGATGGCGACCGGGGCCACCCCCCTCGGCTACCTCGGCCCCGAGCACGCGCAGGCGCTCGACCTGTGCCGCGGGCCCGTCCCGGTCGCCGAGGTCGCCGCCCATCTGAGGCTGCCGGTGGCGGTCACCAAGGTGCTGCTGTCGGACCTCGTCGACTGCGGGGTGCTGACCACCAAGCCCCCCGCGTTTTACCACAACCCCACGGACCGGGCCCTTCTGGAGGCAGTGCTCGATGGACTACGACGACAGCTCTGACCACGGCGACGGCACCGATCCGTTCCCCACCGCGCTGAAGATCCTCGTGGCGGGCGGATTCGGCGTGGGCAAGACCACCTTCGTCGGCGCGGTCAGCGAGATCGCGCCGCTCAGCACGGAGGAACTGCTCACCACGGTCAGTGCCGCCACCGACGACCTCGACGGCATCGAGAACAAACTCGAGACGACCGTCGCGATGGACTTCGGCCGCATCACCCTCGACCCCGACCATGTGCTCTACCTCTTCGGCACCCCCGGCCAGGAGCGGTTCTGGTTCATGTGGGACGAACTGTGCGAGGGCGCGCTCGGCGCGGTCGTCCTGGCCGACACCCGGCGCCTGGAGGACTCCTTCGCGGCCATCGACTTCTTCGAGCAGCGCGGCCTCGTCTTCATCGTCGCCATCAACGAGTTCGACGGCGCCCATCGCTACGACCCCGATGAGGTCCGTACCGCCCTCGACCTGTCCCCGCGGATCCCCGTCGTGCGCTGCGACGCCCGCATCTCCAGCTCGGGCGTGCAGACCCTGCTGACCCTCGTACGCCACCTCCTCGCCCACACCCCGGCCGCCCCGGCGACGGAGCACGGCGCCCCCCTGTGATGAGCCCCCGCCCGTACCCACCGCCACGGAGCCGCCCATGACGTACGTCCACGGCGCACGTCCTCCCCGCCCGCGCGCCGCCCGCCACGGAGCCCGCCGATGAGCTACGACCCACCCCGCCCGGCCGGTCGTCTGCTGCTCACGCCCGAGGACCGGGAAGCCCCCGCCCGGGTGCGGCGGCTGCACCGGCTGGGGCTGGCACAGCGCCCGGAGCCCGCGCTCGACGACTTCGCGGACCGTCTCGCCGAGCTCGCGGGCACGCCGTACGCGATGGTCAACTTCCCTGTGGAGAGCGGGCAGTTCTTCGCCGGTCTGCATGTCACGGACCCCGCGCCGGCCGGCGCGGGCGACGGCACCGGGCCGGTCTTCGGCCGGGTGCAGCCGCGCGACCACGGCTTCTGCCCGCATGTGGTGGCCCGGCGCAAGGCGCTGGTCCTGGAAGACGTCCGCGACTATCCGCGGTTCGCGGGCAATCCGGTCGTCGACGCGTTCGGCATCCGCTCCTACCTCGGCGCCCCGCTCATCGACAGCACGGGGACGGTCCTGGGCACGGTCAGCGCCGCCGACGTACGGCCCAGGCCGTGGGGGAAGGCGGGGCTGGAGACCATCAAGGCGACGGCGGCGGATCTCATGACCCGCCTGGAGCGGTGCGCGGGCGACGGACTGCCCCTGCTGTGACCGGTCCACCGGGTGGGAGACCGGCCGAAGGCCGTGCGGTGGGCGGGCGGGGCGGACGGCCCGGCACGGGGGAGCGCGGCGGGGCGAGGGAGTGCGGCGCGCGACGGGCCAGGCGCGGCAGCGTGGTGGGGGTGGGGTGGGGCGGCGCGGCGGCCTGCCGGGAGAGGTGTGAAGAAGAGCTGCGGCCGTGCTTAAGAAAACCTCGATGGACCGGCACCGCGCCCATGGGGCAGATTGCTGTGCGATTCCACCGCTCTCCCGGGAAACGGGCTCCTTCGGCATGCCCGGCGCCGGGATCTCACCCCTCAGGAGCCGTAGCGTTGAAGGCGCTGGTCAAGCAGAAGGCGGAGCCCGGGCTCTGGCTCACGGACGTCCCCGAGCCCGCCGTCGGGCCCGGCGACGTACTCATCAAAGTGCTGCGCACCGGCATCTGCGGCACCGACCTGCACATCCGGGCCTGGGACGGCTGGGCGCAGCAGGCCATCCGCACCCCGCTCGTCGTCGGCCACGAGTTCGTGGGCGAGGTCGTCGGGACCGGGCGGGACGTCACCGACGTCAAGGTCGGCGACCGGGTCAGCGGGGAGGGCCACCTGGTCTGCGGCAAGTGCCGCAACTGTCTGGCCGGCCGCCGCCACCTGTGCCGGGCCACGGTCGGTCTCGGCGTCGGCCGGGACGGGGCGTTCGCCGAGTACGTCGCCCTGCCCGCGTCCAACGTGTGGGTGCACCGCGTCCCGGTCGACCTCGACGTCGCGGCGATCTTCGACCCGTTCGGCAACGCCGTGCACACCGCCCTGTCCTTCCCGCTGGTCGGGGAGGACGTGCTGATCACCGGGGCCGGGCCGATCGGCCTGATGGCCGCGGCCGTCGCCCGGCACGCCGGTGCCCGCAACGTCGTGGTCACCGATGTCAGCGAGGAGCGGCTGGAGCTGGCCCGCAAGGTCGGCGCGAGCCTGGCCCTGAACGTGTCCGGCACCACGATCGCCGACGGGCAGCGCGAGCTGGGTCTGCGGGAGGGCTTCGACATCGGTCTGGAGATGTCCGGCCGCCCCGAGGCGCTGCGGGACATGATCGCCAACATGACGCACGGCGGCCGGATCGCGATGCTCGGCCTGCCGTCGGAGGAGTTCGCGGTCGACTGGGCCCGCGTCGTCACCTCGATGATCACCCTCAAGGGCATCTACGGCCGGGAGATGTTCGAGACCTGGTACGCGATGTCGGTGCTGCTGGAGGGCGGCCTCGACCTCGGCCCCGTGATCACCGGCCGCTACGCCTGCCACGACTTCGAGGCGGCGTTCGCCGACGCGGCGAGCGGCAAGGGCGGCAAGGTCATCCTCGACTGGACCGCGTAAGTCACCTGCACTTCAAGGAGCTTCCCCATGTTCGACTCCGTGCGCGACGACCTGCGCGCCACCCTGGACGAGATCCGCGCCGCCGGTCTGCACAAGCCCGAGCGCGTGATCGGCACCCCGCAGTCCGCGACCGTGAACGTCACGGCGGGCGGCCGTCCCGGCGAGGTCCTCAACTTCTGCGCCAACAACTACCTGGGCCTCGCCGACCACCCGGAGGTGGTCGCCGCCGCCCACCAGGCGCTGGACCGCTGGGGCTACGGCATGGCGTCCGTGCGCTTCATCTGCGGTACCCAGGAGGTCCACAAGGAGCTGGAGGCCCGGCTGTCGGCCTTCCTCGGCCAGGAGGACACCATCCTGTACTCCTCCTGCTTCGACGCCAACGGCGGCGTCTTCGAGACGCTGCTGGGCCCGGAGGACGCGGTGATCTCCGACGCCCTCAACCACGCGTCGATCATCGACGGCATCCGTCTGTCCAAGGCGCGCCGATTCCTCTATGCCAACCGTGACCTCGCCGACCTGGAACGGCAGTTGAAGGACGCCTCCGACGCGCGGCGGCGGCTGATCGTCACCGACGGCGTGTTCTCCATGGACGGCTATGTGGCCCCGCTGCGGGAGATCTGCGACCTCGCCGACCGCTACGACGCCATGGTGATGGTCGACGACTCGCACGCCGTCGGCTTCGTCGGCCCCGGCGGGCGCGGCACCCCCGAACTGCACGGCGTCATGGACCGCGTCGACATCGTCACCGGAACCCTCGGCAAGGCCCTCGGCGGTGCCTCCGGCGGCTATGTCGCCGCCCGCGCCGAGATCGTCGCCCTGCTGCGCCAGCGCTCCCGGCCGTACCTCTTCTCCAACACCCTGGCCCCGGTGATCGCCGCCGCCTCCTTGACGGTGCTGGACCTGCTGGAGTCGGCCGACGACCTGCGCGTGCGGCTCGCCGAGAACACCGCCCTGTTCCGTCGCCGGATGACGGACGAGGGTTTCGACATCCTGCCCGGCGACCACCCCATCGCGCCGGTCATGATCGGCGACGCGGCGCGGGCCGGCCGCATGGCCGAGCTGCTGCTGGAGCGCGGCGTGTACGTGATCGGCTTCTCCTACCCGGTGGTGCCGCAGGGCCAGGCCCGCATCCGCGTGCAGCTCTCCGCCGCCCACTCCACCGAGGACGTCCACCGCGCGGTGGACGCGTTCGTGGCGGCGCGGGCGGAGCTCGACGCCTGACCAGGGCCGGTGACCTGAGAGAATCGATTACATGATCGAAGCGCGGCGGCTGCACATCCTCCGTGCGGTGGCCGACCACCGCACGGTGACGGCGGCTGCCGCCGCGCTGTATCTCACCCCGTCGGCGGTCTCCCAGCAGCTCACGGCTTTGGAGCAGGAGACCGGCCACCGTCTGGTGGAGCGGAGCGCCAAGGGCGTACGGCTGACCCCGGCCGGCGAGATCCTGCTCGGCCACACCAACGCGGTCCTCGCCCAGCTCGAACGTGCCGAGGCGGAGCTGGCCGCGTACAGCTCCGGCCAGGCCGGCACGGTCACCGTCGCCTCCTTCGCCACCGGCGTCGCCCTGGTCGTCGCGCCCGCCGCGACCCGGCTCGCCCGGACGGCGCCCGGCATCCGCATCCGCGTCCAGGACGCCGAGGGCGACGCCAGTCTGCCGATGGTGCTGGACCGGCAGGTCGACGTGGCCGTCGCCGTCGAGTACCGCGGGGCACCGCCCGCCGACGACCCGCGGCTGACCCACGTCCCGCTCTACGCCGAGCCGTTCGACGCGGTGGTGCCGGTCGCCCACCGCCTGGCCGACGCCACCGAGGTACCGCTCGCGGAGCTGGCCAAGGACGCCTGGATCGGCCCCTACCCGGGCAACCCCTGCCACGACGTCGTCGTCCTGGCCTGCGAGAGCGCCGGTTTCCAGCCCCGCCTGGAGCACTCCTCCGACGACTTCCGCGCGGTCGTCGCCCTCGCTTCGGCCGGGGTGGGCGTGGCCCTCGTCCCGCGGTCGGCACTGCGCGGCATGGACCTGACGGGCGTCGTGGTCCGCCCGGTCGACGGGGTGGCCCCCACCCGCCGGGTCTTCGCCGCCGTCCGCAGGGGAGCCGAAGGCCATCCGCTGATCCGCCCGGTACTGGACGCGCTGGTGGAAGCGGCGCGGATGTGAGCCTTCCGTCGGGAAGCGGCGCGGATATGACCCATCCATCGGGAGCGGCGCGGATGTGAGCCTTCCGTAACAGTGGCGTCTCATATCCGGGATAGCGTCCCGGAGATGAGAGGAACCGATCACGTGGGGGAGGCCCCCGTGACCCCGGACCCCGTCGACGCCCGGCTCGCCGCCCGGCTCGCCGAGCTGCGGGCCGAACGCGGATGGTCGCTCGGGGAGCTGGCGGAGCGCAGCGGGGTGAGCCGGTCGACCCTGTCCCGCGCCGAACGCGCGCAGACCAGCCCGACCGCCGCGCTGCTGAACCGGCTGTGCGCCGTCTACGGACGGACCATGTCCCAATTGCTCAGCGAGGTCGAGGCACAGCCCGCACCCCTGGTGCGGGCCGCCGAGCAACCACTGTGGGAGGACCGCGCCTCCGGCTTCGTCCGCCGCTCCGTCTCCCCGCCGCACGCCGGGCTGCGCGGCGAACTCGTCGAAGGGCGGCTCGTCGCGGGCGCCGACATCGCCTACGACCGGCCGCCCGTGCCCGGTCTGGAACAGCACATCTGGGTCCTGGAGGGCACGCTGGAGGTGACCGTCCAGGACACCGCGCACCGGCTCGAGGCGGGCGACTGTCTGCGGCTGCGGGCGTGGGGGCCGACACGGTTCCGGTGCCCGGGGACGGCGGACGCGCGCTATGTGCTGGCGGTGGTGCTGCCATGAGGGTGGTCCGCCTCGACGCCCCCCGGCTGCTCGCCGAAGCGGGGGAACTGGCCGGTCTGCTGGCCGAGACCGTGGACGGCGGCGCCTCGGTCGGCTTCCTCGCACCGCTGGACACCGCCGAGGCCGCCGCCTGGTGGCGGGAGCGCGCCGCCGCGGTGGCCGCCGGAGAGCTCACGGTGTGGGTGGCGTACGACGGGCGGCGGCCGGCCGGCACCGTCGGCCTCGCCCTGCCCGGCAAGCCCAACAGCCGGCACCGTGCCGAGGTGGTGAAGCTGATGGTGCGCCGCGACGCCCGCGGACGGGGCCTGGGCCGCACGCTGCTGACCACCGCCGAACGGGCCGCCGAGGCGTCCGGCATCACCCTGCTGCACCTGGACACCGAGAGCGGCAGCCCCGCCGAGCACCTCTACCGCTCCGCCGGGTGGACCCGCGCCGGAGCGATCCCCGACTACGCCGCCGACCCGCACGGTGTGCTGCGGCCGACGACGCTGTACTACAAGCGGATCGGGGCCGCCCGCGCCGCCGGGTGAGTGTCAGTGGCAGCGGCTACGGTGCGGGACATGCCGGACGCCGAAGACGTACGCCGTATCGCCCTGTCCCTGCCGGACACCACGGAGAAGACCGCCTGGAGCATGCCCACGTTCCGGGTCGCCGGGAAGATGTTCGCCACGCTGCCCGAGGACGAGACCTCCATGGCCGTGCGCTGCCCGAAGGAGGAGCGTGACGAACTGGTCCTCGCCGAACCGGGGAAGTTCTGGATCGCCGGCCACGAGGCCCAGTTCGCCTGGGTGCGGGTCCGCCTGTCGGCCCTGGAGGACGAGGGCGAACTGCGGGACATCCTCGCCGACTCCTGGCGCCAGGCGGCCCCGCCCCGGCTGCTCGACGCACACCCCCGGCTGGGGCTCCCGGCCGGCGGCTGAAGGCCCTCCGGCGTTGTCGGTGCCCCATGGCATCATCCGCAGGCATGAGCGGCAGCCGGGGCCGGAGGGGGGCTCCGGCTGCCCCGGGGCGGTCCGGGTACGGGCAGGGGAGGGGGCGCGTGAGGATGACCAGGGGGACGGCGTCGCGGCCCGCGCACGGAGCGGCGGGTCACGGCGCGGCGCCGGGCCACGGCATCGGGGCCGGGAGCCCGGCGGCAGCCCCGCCGGGGCGGGACCGGGCGGCGGGAGGGGTGCGGTCGCGTGACTTCGCCCTGTTCTTCGTGGCGCGCGGTCGCCCGGCTCGGCGACACCATGCTGCCCGTGGCGCTCGCCGCCGGACTGCTCCGGCACGGGTACCGGGCCGGGGCGTGCCGCACAGGGCGGCGATACCCGGGCCGGTCCGGCCGGGCACGGATGAACGCCCGGGGCGGGGGCCGCTCCCCGCCCCGGGCGCCGGTCCGTCACCGGCCCTGGCCGAGGAAGTTCCCGATCCGCTCGCGCAGCGACCGGGCGTCCAGCCCGTGGGCGGCGGCGTGCTCCTCCACGCGTCCGTAGCGCCGCAGTTCGCGGCGGCCCACGCCCAGCCCCAGCACCCGGTGCGGCACATCGGACAGCGCCTCGTTGACGGCCCCCGCCGATGTGCCGGCCAGGTACGGCTCGACCAGGACGACGTCCGTCCCCGCCGTCCCCGTGGCCCGGCGCAGCGCGGCGCCGTCGAAGGGGCGGACGGTCGTCGCGTACAGAACGGTCAGGTCCATGCCCTCCGTGGCGTCGAGCACGGCGTCCAGCAGCGGTCCGACGGCGACGACCACGCCGGAGCGCCCCTGCCGGACGGGCAGGAAACTCTCCCCGTCCACCGGACGCCCCCCGGCGTTGGCCTGCACGGAGAGCCGTACGTACACCTTGTCGTCCCCGGCGGCCACCGCGTGCCGCAGCAGGGTCTCCGCCTCGTCGGGGTGGCCCGGCACATGCACGGTCCAGCCGTCGAGGGTGTCGAGCAGCGCCACGTCGCCGGGCGCCATGTGGGTGTAGCCGCCGGCGGGCCAGTCGTAGGACGCGGCGGCGCTCACCAGCACCGCGCCCGCGTCCTGGTGCCCGAGGTCCAGCTTGACCTGTTCGAAGGGCCGCTCGACGAGAAAGCTGGCGAAGGTGTGCACGACGGGGCGCATCCCGGTCAGCGCCAGCCCGGCGGCCGCACCGACCAGGAGCTGCTCGCGGATGCCCACGTTGACGACCCGGTCCGGGTGCCGGCGCACGGCTTCGGCGAAACCGTCCTTGCCGATCTCGGCGAGGACCACGGCCACGCGGGGGTCCTCGTCCAGCAGCCGGGAGACGACGGGAGCGAACCGGTCACGCATGGTGTCCATGAGGGAGAGCCTTTCTGGCTGGGGTGGCGGCCTTCCGGCGGCGGTCGGGAGCCCGCCGGAGAAGACGGCACGGCACGAGCGGGGGAAAGAGGGCGGGGAGGGGGCAGGGAGGGGCGGGGGCGGCCGGGGCACGAAGGCGACGGCTCAGGCGGACTTCGGCTCCACCCGGGCCACCACCACGTGCGGGCGCCCCGGATGCGGGGCGGTGAAGGCGGCGTACAGCGCCTCGTGGTCCCGCCCGTCCACGGTGACCGCCGACCAGCCGGCGGCCTCGAAGCGGGCGGCGATGCCGCCGGGCAGGGCATGACTGGCGGAGGAGTTGTCGACGACCACGGTGTGCAGCCGCTCCAGCCCGGCGGGCCCGGCGAAGGCGATCGCCTCGTGGTTGCTGCCCTCGTCCAGCTCGGCGTCCCCGATCAGCGTCCACACCCCCGGTGCCTCGCGCCCTTGGGCGCGCAGCCCCAGCGCCGTGCCGACGGCGATCGGCAGACCGTGCCCCAGGGAGCCGCTGCCGATCTCCACACCGGGCACCAGCGTGCGGTCGGGATGGTGCCCGAGCGGCGAGTCGTAGGAGCCGAAGCCGGTCAGCCAGGCCACCGGCAGGAAACCCTTGGCCGCCAGCACGGCGTAGTAGGCCATCGGCCCGTGGCCCTTGGACAACAGGAACCGGTCCCGCTCCGGGTCGTCGACGCGCCGCGGGCTCACCCGCAGCACCCGGTCGTACAGGACCCACAGCACGTCCAGCGTGGACGTCGCCGCCGGGCCGTGCTTCTCGTCCCCGGTCATCAGGGACATCAGTCCGGGCAGATCGGCGTACCCGTAGGCGCGCCCGCGTTCCTCGGTGATCGTCATGCCGTTCGTCATACCGTCGATCGTGCAACCTCAGGCAAGCTTGAGGTCAAGGGCCGCTTCCGGAGACCCGACCCGAAAGCGGTGCGCGACCACCCGCACGAGTGCGGTATGGTTTTCCTGCGCGTTCGGCCAGGGGAAACCCCAGGTCAGACGGGCAGCGGGACGTGGCGCAGCTTGGTAGCGCACTTGACTGGGGGTCAAGGGGTCGCAGGTTCAAATCCTGTCGTCCCGACTTGAGAGAGTCGCAGATCAGGGCGGGTTTCGGAGGCATCCGAAACCCGCCCTTGATCGTTTCCTGGACGCGGCAGCCTGAGACTTCGCCGATCCGGGCGGCGGTGCACGTGGCGAAGGAAGCAAACCTGGAGAAGTCCTCGTCGTACTTGGGCAGGCGCGTCCAGGGATTGCGCTCCTGCTGACGGAACTCCTGCGCATGATCCGCAGGGCCCGGTCGGCGAGTGGATGCGACAGGTGCAGCAGGATGACTTCCGGCGTGCCCAGGGTGCCGACCATCCTTCTGGGGTCGGCCGAGAGCCTTGCGCCTCGCACGAACGAGACGATGAGGGCGATCGAGGGTCTGCGGTACGTCGACGGCCCGGTAGGGGAGGTGGCTGGGCTGCCTTCTCGGCCTCCTCGTCAATCAGCGTGAGGGACGAGTCCCCGGGCCGGTCGGACCCCGATCGTGGTGCTTTCACGGCCGGCGCTGCGGGCACCGGCACGTGCCCGGCCGGCGCTGCGGGCACCGGCACGTGCCCGGCCGGCGCTGCGGGCACCGGCACGTGCCCGGCCGGTGCGCCTTCTCGCCGCCCGACCAGGTCTGGCGCCACGGCATTTCCCTCGATCGGCTTGTGGGGGGCTCCAGTTGGGTGCTGGGCAGTGATCTGCTCGACGAATGCCCCAGCGGTGGGGGTGCTGCGTCCCGGCGCGCGGTCGGCTCCTCCGCAGGGCGGCGATGTCCGGGCTGTGCGAGCCCTTTACGGGCCTGTCCTGGGCGGGTAACTTCACGCTTCGCAAGGCGTTGCAGAAACTTTCTGCCGATTCTGCAGTGTGCATCGCGGGCCACAAGCCCCGTACACGCGTGTCGATCCCCGCTGATCCAGGCCGAGCACCGGTGCAACCCCCTGTGCCGGGCCGGCCGCCTTCGCCG contains the following coding sequences:
- a CDS encoding GAF domain-containing protein, which codes for MSYDPPRPAGRLLLTPEDREAPARVRRLHRLGLAQRPEPALDDFADRLAELAGTPYAMVNFPVESGQFFAGLHVTDPAPAGAGDGTGPVFGRVQPRDHGFCPHVVARRKALVLEDVRDYPRFAGNPVVDAFGIRSYLGAPLIDSTGTVLGTVSAADVRPRPWGKAGLETIKATAADLMTRLERCAGDGLPLL
- the tdh gene encoding L-threonine 3-dehydrogenase, yielding MKALVKQKAEPGLWLTDVPEPAVGPGDVLIKVLRTGICGTDLHIRAWDGWAQQAIRTPLVVGHEFVGEVVGTGRDVTDVKVGDRVSGEGHLVCGKCRNCLAGRRHLCRATVGLGVGRDGAFAEYVALPASNVWVHRVPVDLDVAAIFDPFGNAVHTALSFPLVGEDVLITGAGPIGLMAAAVARHAGARNVVVTDVSEERLELARKVGASLALNVSGTTIADGQRELGLREGFDIGLEMSGRPEALRDMIANMTHGGRIAMLGLPSEEFAVDWARVVTSMITLKGIYGREMFETWYAMSVLLEGGLDLGPVITGRYACHDFEAAFADAASGKGGKVILDWTA
- a CDS encoding glycine C-acetyltransferase, with protein sequence MFDSVRDDLRATLDEIRAAGLHKPERVIGTPQSATVNVTAGGRPGEVLNFCANNYLGLADHPEVVAAAHQALDRWGYGMASVRFICGTQEVHKELEARLSAFLGQEDTILYSSCFDANGGVFETLLGPEDAVISDALNHASIIDGIRLSKARRFLYANRDLADLERQLKDASDARRRLIVTDGVFSMDGYVAPLREICDLADRYDAMVMVDDSHAVGFVGPGGRGTPELHGVMDRVDIVTGTLGKALGGASGGYVAARAEIVALLRQRSRPYLFSNTLAPVIAAASLTVLDLLESADDLRVRLAENTALFRRRMTDEGFDILPGDHPIAPVMIGDAARAGRMAELLLERGVYVIGFSYPVVPQGQARIRVQLSAAHSTEDVHRAVDAFVAARAELDA
- a CDS encoding GNAT family N-acetyltransferase — protein: MRVVRLDAPRLLAEAGELAGLLAETVDGGASVGFLAPLDTAEAAAWWRERAAAVAAGELTVWVAYDGRRPAGTVGLALPGKPNSRHRAEVVKLMVRRDARGRGLGRTLLTTAERAAEASGITLLHLDTESGSPAEHLYRSAGWTRAGAIPDYAADPHGVLRPTTLYYKRIGAARAAG
- a CDS encoding helix-turn-helix domain-containing protein, coding for MRGTDHVGEAPVTPDPVDARLAARLAELRAERGWSLGELAERSGVSRSTLSRAERAQTSPTAALLNRLCAVYGRTMSQLLSEVEAQPAPLVRAAEQPLWEDRASGFVRRSVSPPHAGLRGELVEGRLVAGADIAYDRPPVPGLEQHIWVLEGTLEVTVQDTAHRLEAGDCLRLRAWGPTRFRCPGTADARYVLAVVLP
- a CDS encoding MmcQ/YjbR family DNA-binding protein, producing the protein MPDAEDVRRIALSLPDTTEKTAWSMPTFRVAGKMFATLPEDETSMAVRCPKEERDELVLAEPGKFWIAGHEAQFAWVRVRLSALEDEGELRDILADSWRQAAPPRLLDAHPRLGLPAGG
- a CDS encoding transketolase family protein, with the protein product MDTMRDRFAPVVSRLLDEDPRVAVVLAEIGKDGFAEAVRRHPDRVVNVGIREQLLVGAAAGLALTGMRPVVHTFASFLVERPFEQVKLDLGHQDAGAVLVSAAASYDWPAGGYTHMAPGDVALLDTLDGWTVHVPGHPDEAETLLRHAVAAGDDKVYVRLSVQANAGGRPVDGESFLPVRQGRSGVVVAVGPLLDAVLDATEGMDLTVLYATTVRPFDGAALRRATGTAGTDVVLVEPYLAGTSAGAVNEALSDVPHRVLGLGVGRRELRRYGRVEEHAAAHGLDARSLRERIGNFLGQGR
- a CDS encoding DUF742 domain-containing protein; translation: MVTAGDGPWLDEAAGRLVRPFTVSNGRTRPTVALDLLSQVMATGATPLGYLGPEHAQALDLCRGPVPVAEVAAHLRLPVAVTKVLLSDLVDCGVLTTKPPAFYHNPTDRALLEAVLDGLRRQL
- a CDS encoding transketolase, encoding MTITEERGRAYGYADLPGLMSLMTGDEKHGPAATSTLDVLWVLYDRVLRVSPRRVDDPERDRFLLSKGHGPMAYYAVLAAKGFLPVAWLTGFGSYDSPLGHHPDRTLVPGVEIGSGSLGHGLPIAVGTALGLRAQGREAPGVWTLIGDAELDEGSNHEAIAFAGPAGLERLHTVVVDNSSASHALPGGIAARFEAAGWSAVTVDGRDHEALYAAFTAPHPGRPHVVVARVEPKSA
- a CDS encoding GTP-binding protein, with protein sequence MDYDDSSDHGDGTDPFPTALKILVAGGFGVGKTTFVGAVSEIAPLSTEELLTTVSAATDDLDGIENKLETTVAMDFGRITLDPDHVLYLFGTPGQERFWFMWDELCEGALGAVVLADTRRLEDSFAAIDFFEQRGLVFIVAINEFDGAHRYDPDEVRTALDLSPRIPVVRCDARISSSGVQTLLTLVRHLLAHTPAAPATEHGAPL
- a CDS encoding LysR family transcriptional regulator — translated: MIEARRLHILRAVADHRTVTAAAAALYLTPSAVSQQLTALEQETGHRLVERSAKGVRLTPAGEILLGHTNAVLAQLERAEAELAAYSSGQAGTVTVASFATGVALVVAPAATRLARTAPGIRIRVQDAEGDASLPMVLDRQVDVAVAVEYRGAPPADDPRLTHVPLYAEPFDAVVPVAHRLADATEVPLAELAKDAWIGPYPGNPCHDVVVLACESAGFQPRLEHSSDDFRAVVALASAGVGVALVPRSALRGMDLTGVVVRPVDGVAPTRRVFAAVRRGAEGHPLIRPVLDALVEAARM